A region of Arabidopsis thaliana chromosome 5, partial sequence DNA encodes the following proteins:
- the THO1 gene encoding nuclear matrix protein-like protein (THO1; CONTAINS InterPro DOMAIN/s: THO complex, subunit THOC1 (InterPro:IPR021861); Has 30201 Blast hits to 17322 proteins in 780 species: Archae - 12; Bacteria - 1396; Metazoa - 17338; Fungi - 3422; Plants - 5037; Viruses - 0; Other Eukaryotes - 2996 (source: NCBI BLink).) → MDAFRDAILQRAPIETFALKTVQHFIQPQKQTKLAQDENQMLENMLRTLLQELVAAAAQSGEQIMQYGQLIDDDDDDDDIHGQIPHLLDVVLYLCEKEHVEGGMIFQLLEDLTEMSTMKNCKDVFGYIESKQDILGKQELFARGKLVMLRTCNQLLRRLSKANDVVFCGRILMFLAHFFPLSERSAVNIKGVFNTSNETKYEKDPPKGISVDFNFYKTFWSLQEYFCNPASLTSASTKWQKFSSSLAVVLNTFDAQPLSEEEGEANSLEEEAATFNIKYLTSSKLMGLELKDSSFRRHILLQCLIMFDYLRAPGKNDKDLPSETMKEELKSCEDRVKKLLEITPPKGKEFLRAVEHILEREKNWVWWKRDGCPPFEKQPIDKKSPNAGQKKRRQRWRLGNKELSQLWRWADQNPNALTDSQRVRTPDIADYWKPLAEDMDPSAGIEDEYHHKNNRVYCWKGLRFTARQDLEGFSRFTEMGIEGVVPVELLPPEVRSKYQAKPNEKAKRAKKEETKGGSHETEGNQIGVSNSEAEAEGGRGDAETMESDAIADTPTPEEQQRLGGSDTENGQEAGQIEDGETEEAGLMDTDLDHPPMPVS, encoded by the exons ATG GATGCATTTAGAGATGCTATATTGCAGCGAGCTCCAATTGAAACCTTTGCACTCAAGACTGTTCAACACTTTATACAACCTCAG aaacaaacaaagttgGCTCAAGATGAAAACCAAATGCTTGAAAACATGCTCCGGACATTGCTGCAGGAGCTAGTg GCTGCTGCTGCGCAATCAGGGGAGCAAATTATGCAGTATGGTCAGTTGattgacgatgatgatgatgatgatgatatacaTGGACAGATTCCTCATCTTCTAG ATGTTGTGCTTTATCTTTGTGAGAAAGAGCATGTAGAAGGTGGCATGATATTCCAGCTGCTGGAGGATTTGACCGAAATGTCTACTATGAAAAACTGTAAAGATGTTTTCGGTTATATTGAAAGCAAACAAGATATATTGGGCAAG CAAGAGCTTTTTGCACGCGGAAAACTTGTCATGTTGAGGACTTGCAACCAACTTCTCCGCCGACTCTCAAAG GCCAATGATGTTGTATTCTGTGGAAGgattcttatgtttttggctCACTTTTTTCCGTTATCTGAGCGCTCAG CCGTCAATATAAAAGGTGTTTTTAATACATCTAATGAaaccaaatatgaaaaagatcCTCCAAAAG GCATTTCTGTAGATTTCAACTTCTACAAGACATTTTGGAGTTTACAG GAGTATTTCTGTAATCCCGCTTCTCTTACTTCCGCATCTACCAAGTGGCAGAAATTTTCATCCAGTTTGGCG GTTGTTTTAAACACCTTTGATGCTCAACCACTAAGCGAAGAAGAGGGAGAGGCTAATAGTTTGGAGGAAGAGGCAGCAACTTTTAATATAAAGTACCTAACAAGTAGTAAATTGATGGGTTTAGAG TTAAAGGATTCGAGTTTCCGACGACATATTCTTCTCCAGTGCCTCATTATGTTTGATTATCTAAGG GCACCAGGGAAGAACGACAAAGATCTGCCATCTGAAACCATG AAGGAAGAACTTAAGTCATGTGAGGATCGTGTAAAGAAATTGCTTGAGATCACTCCGCCTAAAGGGAAAGAATTCCTCCGTGCAGTTGAGCATATACTGGAGCGCGAAAAGAATTGG GTCTGGTGGAAACGTGATGGATGTCCACCATTTGAAAAGCAACCGATAGATAAGAAATCACCTAATGCAGGGCAAAAGAAACG GAGACAAAGATGGAGATTGGGAAATAAAGAACTCTCCCAACTTTGGAGATGGGCAGATCAAAATCCG AATGCTTTGACTGATTCTCAACGCGTGCGAACCCCTGATATTGCAGACTACTGGAAACCATTAGCAGAAGAT ATGGATCCATCAGCTGGCATAGAAGATGAGTACCATCATAAAAACAACAGA GTTTACTGCTGGAAAGGTCTTCGGTTTACAGCTCGGCAAGACCTTGAAGGATTTTCTAGG TTTACTGAAATGGGAATCGAAGGAGTTGTCCCAGTTGAACTATTGCCGCCTGAGGTCCGGTCCAAATACCAAGCTAAACCAAACGAAAAAGCCAAACGAgcgaagaaagaagaaaccaaaggtGGATCTCATGAAACAGAGGGAAACCAGATTGGTGTTTCTAATAGTGAAGCTGAAGCTGAAGGAGGAAGGGGTGATGCAGAGACGATGGAGAGTGATGCTATTGCAGACACTCCTACGCCTGAGGAACAGCAAAGACTCGGTGGTTCTGATACAGAAAACGGTCAAGAGGCCGGTCAAATCGAAGACGGAGAGACAGAAGAAGCTGGTCTGATGGACACTGATCTTGATCATCCTCCTATGCCCGTCTCATGA
- the THO1 gene encoding nuclear matrix protein-like protein (THO1; FUNCTIONS IN: molecular_function unknown; INVOLVED IN: production of ta-siRNAs involved in RNA interference, gene silencing by RNA; LOCATED IN: cellular_component unknown; EXPRESSED IN: 22 plant structures; EXPRESSED DURING: 13 growth stages; CONTAINS InterPro DOMAIN/s: THO complex, subunit THOC1 (InterPro:IPR021861).) has product MDAFRDAILQRAPIETFALKTVQHFIQPQKQTKLAQDENQMLENMLRTLLQELVAAAAQSGEQIMQYGQLIDDDDDDDDIHGQIPHLLDVVLYLCEKEHVEGGMIFQLLEDLTEMSTMKNCKDVFGYIESKQDILGKQELFARGKLVMLRTCNQLLRRLSKANDVVFCGRILMFLAHFFPLSERSAVNIKGVFNTSNETKYEKDPPKGISVDFNFYKTFWSLQEYFCNPASLTSASTKWQKFSSSLAVVLNTFDAQPLSEEEGEANSLEEEAATFNIKYLTSSKLMGLELKDSSFRRHILLQCLIMFDYLRAPGKNDKDLPSETMEELKSCEDRVKKLLEITPPKGKEFLRAVEHILEREKNWVWWKRDGCPPFEKQPIDKKSPNAGQKKRRQRWRLGNKELSQLWRWADQNPNALTDSQRVRTPDIADYWKPLAEDMDPSAGIEDEYHHKNNRVYCWKGLRFTARQDLEGFSRFTEMGIEGVVPVELLPPEVRSKYQAKPNEKAKRAKKEETKGGSHETEGNQIGVSNSEAEAEGGRGDAETMESDAIADTPTPEEQQRLGGSDTENGQEAGQIEDGETEEAGLMDTDLDHPPMPVS; this is encoded by the exons ATG GATGCATTTAGAGATGCTATATTGCAGCGAGCTCCAATTGAAACCTTTGCACTCAAGACTGTTCAACACTTTATACAACCTCAG aaacaaacaaagttgGCTCAAGATGAAAACCAAATGCTTGAAAACATGCTCCGGACATTGCTGCAGGAGCTAGTg GCTGCTGCTGCGCAATCAGGGGAGCAAATTATGCAGTATGGTCAGTTGattgacgatgatgatgatgatgatgatatacaTGGACAGATTCCTCATCTTCTAG ATGTTGTGCTTTATCTTTGTGAGAAAGAGCATGTAGAAGGTGGCATGATATTCCAGCTGCTGGAGGATTTGACCGAAATGTCTACTATGAAAAACTGTAAAGATGTTTTCGGTTATATTGAAAGCAAACAAGATATATTGGGCAAG CAAGAGCTTTTTGCACGCGGAAAACTTGTCATGTTGAGGACTTGCAACCAACTTCTCCGCCGACTCTCAAAG GCCAATGATGTTGTATTCTGTGGAAGgattcttatgtttttggctCACTTTTTTCCGTTATCTGAGCGCTCAG CCGTCAATATAAAAGGTGTTTTTAATACATCTAATGAaaccaaatatgaaaaagatcCTCCAAAAG GCATTTCTGTAGATTTCAACTTCTACAAGACATTTTGGAGTTTACAG GAGTATTTCTGTAATCCCGCTTCTCTTACTTCCGCATCTACCAAGTGGCAGAAATTTTCATCCAGTTTGGCG GTTGTTTTAAACACCTTTGATGCTCAACCACTAAGCGAAGAAGAGGGAGAGGCTAATAGTTTGGAGGAAGAGGCAGCAACTTTTAATATAAAGTACCTAACAAGTAGTAAATTGATGGGTTTAGAG TTAAAGGATTCGAGTTTCCGACGACATATTCTTCTCCAGTGCCTCATTATGTTTGATTATCTAAGG GCACCAGGGAAGAACGACAAAGATCTGCCATCTGAAACCATG GAAGAACTTAAGTCATGTGAGGATCGTGTAAAGAAATTGCTTGAGATCACTCCGCCTAAAGGGAAAGAATTCCTCCGTGCAGTTGAGCATATACTGGAGCGCGAAAAGAATTGG GTCTGGTGGAAACGTGATGGATGTCCACCATTTGAAAAGCAACCGATAGATAAGAAATCACCTAATGCAGGGCAAAAGAAACG GAGACAAAGATGGAGATTGGGAAATAAAGAACTCTCCCAACTTTGGAGATGGGCAGATCAAAATCCG AATGCTTTGACTGATTCTCAACGCGTGCGAACCCCTGATATTGCAGACTACTGGAAACCATTAGCAGAAGAT ATGGATCCATCAGCTGGCATAGAAGATGAGTACCATCATAAAAACAACAGA GTTTACTGCTGGAAAGGTCTTCGGTTTACAGCTCGGCAAGACCTTGAAGGATTTTCTAGG TTTACTGAAATGGGAATCGAAGGAGTTGTCCCAGTTGAACTATTGCCGCCTGAGGTCCGGTCCAAATACCAAGCTAAACCAAACGAAAAAGCCAAACGAgcgaagaaagaagaaaccaaaggtGGATCTCATGAAACAGAGGGAAACCAGATTGGTGTTTCTAATAGTGAAGCTGAAGCTGAAGGAGGAAGGGGTGATGCAGAGACGATGGAGAGTGATGCTATTGCAGACACTCCTACGCCTGAGGAACAGCAAAGACTCGGTGGTTCTGATACAGAAAACGGTCAAGAGGCCGGTCAAATCGAAGACGGAGAGACAGAAGAAGCTGGTCTGATGGACACTGATCTTGATCATCCTCCTATGCCCGTCTCATGA
- the CESA5 gene encoding cellulose synthase 5 (cellulose synthase 5 (CESA5); FUNCTIONS IN: cellulose synthase activity, transferase activity, transferring glycosyl groups; INVOLVED IN: response to cyclopentenone, plant-type cell wall biogenesis; LOCATED IN: plasma membrane; EXPRESSED IN: 25 plant structures; EXPRESSED DURING: 13 growth stages; CONTAINS InterPro DOMAIN/s: Cellulose synthase (InterPro:IPR005150), Zinc finger, RING-type (InterPro:IPR001841); BEST Arabidopsis thaliana protein match is: cellulose synthase 6 (TAIR:AT5G64740.1); Has 3218 Blast hits to 2905 proteins in 647 species: Archae - 9; Bacteria - 1207; Metazoa - 1; Fungi - 23; Plants - 1882; Viruses - 5; Other Eukaryotes - 91 (source: NCBI BLink).) produces MNTGGRLIAGSHNRNEFVLINADESARIRSVEELSGQTCQICGDEIELSVDGESFVACNECAFPVCRPCYEYERREGNQSCPQCKTRYKRIKGSPRVEGDEEDDGIDDLDFEFDYSRSGLESETFSRRNSEFDLASAPPGSQIPLLTYGEEDVEISSDSHALIVSPSPGHIHRVHQPHFPDPAAHPRPMVPQKDLAVYGYGSVAWKDRMEEWKRKQNEKYQVVKHDGDSSLGDGDDADIPMMDEGRQPLSRKVPIKSSKINPYRMLIVLRLVILGLFFHYRILHPVNDAYALWLISVICEIWFAVSWVLDQFPKWYPIERETYLDRLSLRYEKEGKPSELAGVDVFVSTVDPMKEPPLITANTVLSILAVDYPVDRVACYVSDDGAAMLTFEALSETAEFARKWVPFCKKYTIEPRAPEWYFCHKMDYLKNKVHPAFVRERRAMKRDYEEFKVKINALVATAQKVPEEGWTMQDGTPWPGNNVRDHPGMIQVFLGNNGVRDVENNELPRLVYVSREKRPGFDHHKKAGAMNSLIRVSGVLSNAPYLLNVDCDHYINNSKALREAMCFMMDPQSGKKICYVQFPQRFDGIDKSDRYSNRNVVFFDINMKGLDGLQGPIYVGTGCVFRRQALYGFDAPKKKKTKRMTCNCWPKWCLFCCGLRKNRKSKTTDKKKKNREASKQIHALENIEEGTKGTNDAAKSPEAAQLKLEKKFGQSPVFVASAGMENGGLARNASPASLLREAIQVISCGYEDKTEWGKEIGWIYGSVTEDILTGFKMHSHGWRSVYCTPKIPAFKGSAPINLSDRLHQVLRWALGSVEIFLSRHCPIWYGYGGGLKWLERLSYINSVVYPWTSIPLLVYCSLPAICLLTGKFIVPEISNYASILFMALFGSIAVTGILEMQWGKVGIDDWWRNEQFWVIGGVSAHLFALFQGLLKVLAGVETNFTVTSKAADDGEFSELYIFKWTSLLIPPTTLLIINVIGVIVGISDAISNGYDSWGPLFGRLFFAFWVILHLYPFLKGLLGKQDRMPTIILVWSILLASILTLLWVRVNPFVAKGGPILEICGLDCL; encoded by the exons ATGAATACTGGTGGTCGGCTCATCGCTGGTTCTCACAATAGGAATGAGTTCGTGTTGATTAATGCAGACGAGAGTGCCAGA ATTAGATCAGTGGAAGAACTAAGTGGACAAACATGTCAAATCTGTGGAGATGAGATTGAGCTAAGTGTTGATGGAGAGTCTTTTGTGGCATGTAATGAATGTGCTTTCCCTGTCTGTAGACCTTGCTATGAGTATGAGAGACGAGAAGGAAACCAATCTTGTCCTCAGTGCAAAACTCGTTACAAGCGCATCAAAG GAAGTCCAAGGGTTGAAGGAGATGAGGAGGATGATGGAATTGATGatcttgattttgagtttgattataGTAGGAGTGGCCTTGAATCTGAAACTTTCTCTCGCCGCAACTCGGAGTTTGATTTGGCCTCTGCTCCACCTGGCTCACAGATTCCTTTGTTAACTTATGGAGAGGAG GACGTTGAAATTTCTTCTGATAGTCATGCTCTCATTGTTTCTCCATCACCTGGCCATATCCATAGGGTTCATCAACCTCATTTTCCTGACCCCGCTg CACATCCAAGACCAATGGTACCTCAGAAAGACCTTGCGGTCTATGGATATGGAAGTGTTGCGTGGAAGGATCGTATGGAGGAGTGGAAGAGAAAGCAGAACGAAAAATATCAGGTGGTTAAACATGATGGAGATTCTAGTCTTGGAGACGGAGATGATGCTGATATTCCTAT GATGGATGAGGGAAGGCAGCCTTTGTCTAGGAAAGTACCGATAAAGTCGAGCAAAATAAATCCGTACAGGATGCTAATTGTTCTGCGTCTTGTGATTCTCGGTCTCTTTTTCCATTACCGTATTCTTCACCCCGTCAATGATGCTTACGCCTTGTGGCTAATATCTGTGATATGCGAAATATGGTTTGCGGTTTCATGGGTTCTTGATCAGTTCCCTAAATGGTATCCTatagaaagagagacataCTTGGACAGGCTCTCATTGAGGTACGAAAAAGAAGGGAAACCATCTGAACTAGCTGgtgttgatgtttttgtgAGTACAGTGGATCCGATGAAAGAGCCTCCGCTTATTACAGCAAACACTGTTCTGTCTATTCTTGCGGTTGATTATCCGGTAGACAGAGTTGCCTGTTATGTTTCTGATGATGGTGCTGCTATGCTTACTTTTGAAGCCCTTTCAGAAACAGCAGAGTTTGCTAGGAAATGGGTTCCTTTCTGTAAGAAATACACTATCGAGCCACGAGCTCCCGAATGGTATTTTTGCCACAAGATGGattatttaaagaataaaGTTCACCCTGCATTTGTTAGGGAACGCCGAGCCATGAAG AGAGATTATGAAGAATTCAAGGTTAAGATCAATGCTTTAGTTGCGACTGCACAGAAAGTGCCTGAAGAAGGTTGGACTATGCAAGACGGTACTCCTTGGCCCGGTAATAACGTGCGAGATCACCCTGGCATGATCCAG GTATTCCTTGGAAATAACGGTGTCCGCGATGTAGAAAACAACGAGTTGCCTCGGCTGGTTTATGTTTCTCGTGAGAAGAGACCCGGATTTGACCATCACAAGAAGGCTGGAGCCATGAACTCCCTG ATACGAGTCTCTGGAGTTCTATCAAATGCTCCTTATCTTCTAAATGTCGATTGTGATCACTACATCAATAATAGCAAAGCTCTTAGAGAAGCAATGTGTTTCATGATGGATCCTCAGTCgggaaagaaaatttgttatgTTCAATTCCCTCAAAGATTCGATGGGATTGATAAAAGTGACAGATACTCTAATCGTAATGTTGTATTCTTCGAT ATTAATATGAAAGGTTTGGATGGATTACAAGGGCCTATATACGTGGGAACCGGGTGTGTTTTTAGGAGACAAGCACTTTATGGATTTGATGcgccaaaaaagaagaagactaagcGTATGACTTGCAATTGCTGGCCTAAGtggtgtttgttttgttgtggtCTAAGAAAGAATCGTAAGTCAAAGACAACggataagaaaaagaagaacaggGAAGCCTCAAAGCAGATACACGCGCTAGAAAATATCGAAGAGGGCACCAAAG gCACTAATGATGCGGCGAAATCACCAGAGGCGGCACAATtgaagttggagaagaagtttGGACAGTCTCCTGTTTTTGTTGCGTCTGCTGGTATGGAGAATGGTGGGCTTGCTAGGAATGCGAGTCCAGCTTCTCTGCTTAGAGAAGCCATCCAAGTCATTAGTTGTGGATACGAAGATAAAACCGAATGGGGAAAAGAG ATTGGGTGGATCTACGGTTCTGTCACCGAGGATATCCTTACGGGTTTCAAGATGCATTCTCATGGCTGGAGATCGGTTTACTGTACACCTAAGATACCGGCCTTTAAAGGATCAGCACCTATCAATCTTTCTGACCGTCTTCATCAAGTTCTTCGGTGGGCGCTCGGGTCTGTTGAGATTTTCTTGAGCAGACATTGTCCTATTTGGTATGGTTATGGAGGTGGTTTGAAATGGCTTGAGAGATTGTCTTACATCAACTCTGTGGTTTATCCATGGACCTCTATTCCACTCCTTGTTTACTGTTCTCTCCCAGCTATCTGTCTTCTCACCGGAAAATTCATCGTCCCTGAG ATTAGCAACTATGCAAGTATCCTCTTCATGGCACTTTTCGGGTCGATTGCTGTAACGGGCATTCTCGAGATGCAATGGGGTAAAGTAGGGATCGATGATTGGTGGAGAAACGAACAGTTTTGGGTGATTGGAGGTGTTTCAGCTCATCTCTTTGCTCTCTTCCAAGGTCTCCTAAAGGTTTTAGCCGGTGTTGAGACAAACTTCACAGTTACATCTAAAGCAGCAGATGATGGTGAATTCTCTGAGCTTTACATCTTCAAATGGACATCACTCTTGATCCCTCCAACCACACTACTCATCATAAACGTAATCGGAGTCATTGTGGGAATATCTGATGCGATCAGTAACGGATATGACTCGTGGGGTCCTCTTTTCGGAAGATTGTTCTTTGCCTTTTGGGTCATCCTCCATCTATATCCTTTCCTTAAAGGTCTGCTTGGGAAACAAGACAGAATGCCTACAATCATTCTTGTCTGGTCGATCCTTCTCGCCTCTATCCTTACGCTTCTTTGGGTACGAGTCAATCCGTTTGTGGCGAAAGGCGGTCCTATCCTCGAGATATGTGGCTTGGACTGCCTTTGA
- a CDS encoding uncharacterized protein (unknown protein; FUNCTIONS IN: molecular_function unknown; INVOLVED IN: biological_process unknown; LOCATED IN: cellular_component unknown; Has 5 Blast hits to 5 proteins in 2 species: Archae - 0; Bacteria - 0; Metazoa - 0; Fungi - 0; Plants - 5; Viruses - 0; Other Eukaryotes - 0 (source: NCBI BLink).) has protein sequence MEKIQSTKNESNKRRRREEMITEIEMEAAQQLMHLSDEEKNMDIIKKKKTIEEIFGKDDSHDQDQCTEEMVMLRVISSLKKEKKKKYRTIESIYMATRPIRVVIR, from the coding sequence ATGGAGAAGATCCAATCAACGAAGAACGAGAGTAATAAACGGAGGAGACGAGAAGAGATGATAACGGAGATAGAGATGGAGGCTGCTCAACAGTTGATGCATCTAAGcgatgaagagaaaaatatggatatcatcaagaagaagaagacaatcgAAGAAATATTCGGTAAAGATGATAGTCATGATCAAGATCAATGCACGGAAGAAATGGTGATGTTGAGAGTAATATCATcattgaagaaggagaagaagaagaagtatagGACCATTGAGAGCATTTACATGGCAACGAGACCTATCAGGGTCGTGATTAGATGA
- a CDS encoding Splicing factor, CC1-like protein (Splicing factor, CC1-like; FUNCTIONS IN: RNA binding, nucleotide binding, nucleic acid binding; INVOLVED IN: mRNA processing; LOCATED IN: nucleus; EXPRESSED IN: 25 plant structures; EXPRESSED DURING: 15 growth stages; CONTAINS InterPro DOMAIN/s: RNA recognition motif, RNP-1 (InterPro:IPR000504), Splicing factor, CC1-like (InterPro:IPR006509), Nucleotide-binding, alpha-beta plait (InterPro:IPR012677); BEST Arabidopsis thaliana protein match is: Splicing factor, CC1-like (TAIR:AT2G16940.2); Has 30201 Blast hits to 17322 proteins in 780 species: Archae - 12; Bacteria - 1396; Metazoa - 17338; Fungi - 3422; Plants - 5037; Viruses - 0; Other Eukaryotes - 2996 (source: NCBI BLink).), producing MEFDEYEYLEKTVEEGAGSNKKKEESGNERSERSYRKREGGERQGEEGGEEERVSSRSKKSRGDGEENGGGKRDRERERHRSSRDKDRERDKVREGSRDKESDRERSSKERDRSDRDKPRDRERREREKRSSSRSRREEKEPEVVERGSRRHRDKKDEPEADPERDQRTVFAYQMPLKATERDVYEFFSKAGKVRDVRLIMDRNSRRSKGVGYIEFYDVMSVPMAIALSGQLFLGQPVMVKPSEAEKNLAQSNSTTVGGTGPADRKLYVGNLHFNMSELQLRQIFEAFGPVELVQLPLDPETGQCKGFGFIQFVQLEHSKAAQIALNGKLEIAGRTIKVSSVSDHIGTQDSAPKSADFDDDDGGGLALNAQSRAMLMQKLDRSGIATSIVGSLGVPGLNGAAFNQPGMNPSFPTSVLPTTAIPSFVNEHVGLPSECLLLKNMFDPATETEPNFDLEIRDDVADECSKYGPVNHIYVDKNSAGFVYLRFQSVEAAAAAQRAMHMRWFAQKMISATFMPPHEYEAKAKA from the exons ATGGAGTTTGACGAATACGAGTACCTGGAGAAGACGGTTGAGGAAGGAGCTGGGTcgaataagaaaaaggaagagagtGGGAACGAGAGGAGCGAGAGGAGTtacagaaagagagaaggaggaGAGAGGCAGGGGGAAGAAGGAGGTGAAGAAGAGCGGGTTAGCAGTCGGAGTAAGAAGTCTCGCGGAGACGGCGAAGAGAACGGTGGTGGTAAGAGGGATcgggagagagagaggcaTAGGAGCAGCAGAGACAAGGATAGGGAGAGGGATAAGGTTAGAGAAGGATCGAGAGATAAAGAGAGCGATCGAGAGAGGAGTAGCAAGGAGAGAGATAGGAGCGATAGAGACAAACCCcgagacagagagagaagagagagggagaagaGGAGCAGCAGTAGATCTCGGAGGGAAGAGAAGGAACCCGAAGTAGTGGAAAGAGGAAGCAG AAGACACAGGGACAAGAAAGATGAGCCTGAAGCAGATCCAGAGAGAGATCAAAGAACTGTTTTTGCATATCAG ATGCCTCTTAAAGCTACGGAGAGAGATGTTTATGAGTTCTTCTCCAAAGCGGGCAAG GTGAGGGATGTGCGATTGATCATGGACAGAAATTCAAGACGATCAAAAGGCGTCGG GTATATTGAGTTTTATGACGTGATGTCAGTTCCAATGGCCATAGCTCTGTCTGGACAACTGTTTCTTGGACAACCTGTGATGGTTAAGCCCTCTGAAGCTGAAAAGAATCTGGCCCAATCTAACAGCACTACGGTTGGTGGTACAGGCCCTGCAGATAGGAAACTCTATGTGGGTAACCTGCATTTCAACATGTCGGAACTGCAGCTTAGACAG aTTTTTGAGGCATTTGGTCCCGTTGAGCTTGTTCAGCTACCACTTGATCCTGAAACTGGGCAGTGCAAAGGATTTGGATTTATTCAG TTTGTTCAACTTGAACATTCAAAGGCAGCACAAATTGCCTTAAATGGAAAGCTGGAGATTGCTGGTAGGACAATCAAG gttTCTTCCGTCTCTGATCATATTGGTACACAAGATTCTGCTCCAAAATCTgctgattttgatgatgatgatggaggtGGACTG GCTTTAAATGCACAATCTAGGGCTATGCTTATGCAGAAGCTGGATCGTTCAGGTATCGCTACAAG CATTGTGGGCTCTCTTGGAGTACCAGGGCTAAATGGAGCAGCGTTTAATCAACCAGGCATGAATCCTAGTTTCCCAACATCAGTGCTTCCGACAACAGCAATCCCTTCTTTTGTCAATGAACATGTTGGTCTGCCAAGCGAATGCCTTCTATTGAAGAATATGTTTGATCCTGCAACCGAG ACGGAACCAAACTTTGATCTTGAAATCAGAGACGACGTTGCGGATGAATGTTCAAAGTATGGCCCAGTCAACCATATATACGTAGACAA GAACAGTGCGGGGTTTGTGTATCTGAGGTTTCAATCAGTGGaggcagcagcagcagctcaAAGAGCAATGCATATGAGATGGTTTGCACAAAAGATGATATCTGCAACTTTCATG CCTCCTCATGAATATGAAGCCAAAGCCAAGGCCTGA